The following are encoded in a window of Euzebyales bacterium genomic DNA:
- a CDS encoding NAD-dependent epimerase/dehydratase family protein produces the protein MDVHGLRGSRVVVLGAAGFLGSHLCERLLTLGAHVTAIDNFITGRKSNLDHLIGGGALRLVYYDVTDFLHVPGDVDAILHFASPASPIDYLRWPIQTLKVGSLGTHKALGLARAKDARLLLASTSEVYGDPRVSPQPEDYWGNVNPIGPRGVYDEAKRFAEAMALAYHREHGVKVRIARIFNSILADEQVLYDDGTALRREPIGALASRVGDRVDLVGYAVPAFDADGTVAASEAIALEGHPTGARCYEVRTRYGRSIRVTGDHSLFAEGSDGRPVARTVDELRVGDHIAIASRVEVPARDRTGVDMTQMWRSAGRDPWDLMVRAPGIGDAVFARRHELAPALVSRGRPRQQCWNTVNRWRKQDEAPLGALEHLSMPIPADAYVRLAGGGTRALMPSRVAVTDEFLWLLGLYTAAGALYRKRGKNACVTIPGNDADLRGRARKVFERDLNLHVVDAVGSDDRPAAIFVHAELLLCLLEHLDFPTDDKAMPGWILGLPLERLAWFLEGYREGDGVHSGSKIQQQRHEFSTTSTRLKDDLIVALARYGIVPSVGRFETTARQRTGDRRYPFWRLTVCNVDPWSPLGWADGTTQRLNARRHGDLVWARVTAIQEIPATDIVYDFCVPGRENFWAGSGVMAHNTYGPRMRVEDGRAVPAFFAAALRNEPLPVHGDGSQTRSLCYVDDEVEGLLRLLVSDEVGPVNIGNPEEHTILELAEMIQDVVGNHPGIAFHPRPIDDPTVRRPDIALARKVLDWEPAISLRDGLERTLPWFAENDDRAS, from the coding sequence ATGGACGTGCATGGTCTTCGCGGCAGTCGTGTGGTCGTGCTCGGCGCGGCCGGCTTCCTGGGCTCACACCTGTGCGAGCGGTTGCTGACCCTCGGCGCACACGTCACTGCCATCGACAACTTCATCACCGGACGCAAGAGCAACCTCGACCACCTGATCGGTGGCGGGGCACTGCGGCTGGTGTACTACGACGTCACGGACTTCCTTCACGTGCCGGGCGACGTCGATGCGATCCTGCACTTCGCGTCGCCCGCGTCGCCGATCGACTACCTGCGGTGGCCGATCCAGACGCTGAAGGTCGGATCCCTGGGCACGCACAAGGCACTCGGGCTGGCGCGTGCGAAGGACGCACGTCTGCTGCTCGCCTCGACCTCCGAGGTGTACGGCGACCCGCGGGTCTCCCCCCAGCCCGAGGACTACTGGGGCAACGTCAACCCCATCGGCCCGCGCGGCGTGTACGACGAGGCGAAGCGGTTCGCCGAGGCGATGGCGCTGGCCTACCACCGCGAGCACGGCGTCAAGGTCCGCATCGCGAGGATCTTCAACTCGATCCTCGCCGACGAGCAGGTGCTCTACGACGACGGCACCGCTTTGCGACGTGAGCCGATCGGCGCCCTGGCCTCACGCGTTGGCGATCGTGTCGACCTCGTTGGGTATGCGGTGCCGGCGTTCGATGCTGACGGCACTGTGGCGGCCTCCGAAGCCATCGCGCTCGAGGGCCATCCGACCGGTGCGCGCTGCTACGAGGTCCGGACCCGCTACGGCCGCAGCATACGCGTGACCGGCGATCACAGCTTGTTCGCAGAGGGTTCTGACGGCCGCCCCGTCGCGCGCACGGTCGATGAGCTGCGGGTCGGTGACCACATCGCGATCGCCTCCCGGGTCGAGGTCCCCGCACGGGACCGCACCGGGGTCGACATGACCCAGATGTGGCGATCCGCTGGGCGCGATCCGTGGGATCTGATGGTTCGCGCGCCAGGAATCGGTGACGCGGTGTTCGCGCGCCGCCACGAGCTCGCGCCCGCACTGGTCAGTCGCGGACGACCGCGGCAGCAGTGCTGGAACACCGTCAACCGGTGGCGCAAGCAGGACGAGGCGCCGCTCGGTGCCCTGGAGCACCTGAGCATGCCGATTCCGGCGGACGCGTACGTCCGACTCGCCGGGGGCGGGACGCGTGCGCTGATGCCGTCGCGTGTCGCCGTCACCGATGAGTTCCTCTGGCTGCTCGGTCTGTACACGGCCGCAGGTGCCTTGTACCGCAAGCGCGGCAAGAATGCCTGCGTGACGATCCCCGGCAATGACGCCGACCTGCGCGGGCGCGCACGCAAGGTGTTTGAACGGGATCTGAACCTTCACGTCGTCGACGCCGTCGGCTCGGACGACCGACCTGCCGCCATCTTCGTCCACGCCGAGCTGCTGCTGTGTCTGCTCGAGCACCTGGACTTCCCTACCGACGACAAGGCGATGCCGGGCTGGATCCTCGGGCTACCGCTCGAGCGACTCGCCTGGTTCTTGGAGGGCTACCGCGAAGGCGACGGCGTCCACTCCGGATCCAAGATCCAGCAACAACGCCATGAGTTCTCGACGACATCCACCCGGCTGAAGGATGACCTGATCGTCGCGCTCGCAAGGTACGGCATCGTGCCGTCGGTGGGCCGGTTCGAGACCACGGCTCGCCAGCGCACCGGAGACCGCCGGTACCCGTTCTGGCGCCTGACCGTGTGCAACGTCGATCCGTGGAGTCCGTTGGGGTGGGCGGACGGTACCACGCAACGGCTGAACGCGCGCCGACACGGCGATCTGGTCTGGGCGCGCGTGACCGCCATCCAGGAGATCCCGGCAACCGACATCGTCTACGACTTCTGCGTTCCCGGACGCGAGAACTTCTGGGCCGGTTCCGGTGTCATGGCGCACAACACCTACGGCCCCAGGATGCGCGTCGAGGACGGTCGCGCCGTGCCGGCGTTCTTCGCCGCCGCGCTGCGCAACGAACCGCTGCCGGTGCACGGCGACGGTTCGCAGACGCGGTCGCTGTGCTACGTCGACGACGAGGTCGAGGGCCTGCTGCGGCTGCTGGTGTCCGACGAGGTCGGCCCCGTCAACATCGGCAACCCGGAGGAACACACGATCCTCGAGCTCGCCGAGATGATCCAGGACGTGGTGGGCAACCATCCGGGCATCGCGTTCCATCCGCGCCCGATCGACGATCCGACCGTGCGCCGCCCCGACATCGCGCTGGCGCGCAAGGTGCTCGACTGGGAACCGGCGATCTCGCTGCGCGACGGCCTGGAACGCACCCTGCCGTGGTTCGCTGAGAACGACGACCGGGCCTCGTGA
- a CDS encoding NAD-dependent epimerase/dehydratase family protein, which produces MTTWLVTGAAGFIGYHLTSRLLTDGQSVVGIDDLSHTYDPLLTHDRLAQLIDDPAFVFAKADIADEATLTHMFERHRPTHVVHLAARTGVRASLRDPVGYAATNVVGFTNVIEHCRRHDVRHLVYASSSSVYGSSARTPFDEGDPAARPASVYAATKRAEELLAHAYGDAYGLRTTGLRLFTVYGAWGRPDMAYYRFAEAMLDGRPLTVHGAGDARRDFTYVDDVVESIVRVARAAAATQDVDRAPARVFNVGRGRPTTVSHLIDLLERITGRTAIRRHGDEQAGEVRATHADVQALAHHVGFTPQVTMEQGLTSFVDWLRRYRR; this is translated from the coding sequence GTGACCACCTGGTTGGTCACGGGCGCCGCCGGGTTCATCGGGTACCACCTCACGTCCCGGCTGCTGACCGACGGGCAGTCGGTCGTGGGCATCGACGACCTCAGCCACACCTACGACCCGCTCCTGACGCACGATCGTCTCGCGCAGTTGATCGACGACCCAGCGTTCGTGTTCGCCAAGGCCGACATCGCTGACGAGGCGACGCTGACGCACATGTTCGAGCGCCACCGGCCCACCCACGTCGTCCATCTCGCGGCCCGTACGGGGGTCAGGGCGTCGCTGCGCGACCCCGTCGGCTACGCCGCCACGAACGTGGTCGGCTTCACCAACGTCATCGAGCACTGCCGCCGGCACGACGTACGTCATCTGGTGTACGCATCGTCGAGCTCGGTGTACGGCAGCTCGGCGCGCACCCCGTTCGACGAAGGCGACCCGGCAGCCCGTCCTGCCAGTGTGTATGCGGCGACCAAACGCGCCGAGGAGTTGCTGGCCCACGCGTACGGCGACGCGTACGGTCTGCGGACGACGGGGCTGCGCCTGTTCACCGTCTACGGGGCCTGGGGGCGTCCGGACATGGCGTACTACCGGTTCGCCGAAGCCATGCTCGACGGCCGCCCGCTGACCGTCCACGGCGCGGGCGACGCGCGCCGCGACTTCACGTACGTCGACGACGTCGTCGAGTCGATCGTACGGGTGGCGCGTGCAGCAGCGGCCACACAGGATGTGGATCGGGCCCCGGCGCGGGTGTTCAACGTCGGCCGTGGCCGACCGACGACGGTGTCACATCTGATCGACCTGCTGGAACGCATCACCGGACGGACCGCGATCCGACGGCACGGCGACGAGCAGGCCGGCGAGGTACGGGCGACGCACGCCGACGTCCAAGCACTGGCCCACCACGTCGGCTTCACCCCACAGGTGACGATGGAGCAGGGCCTCACGTCGTTCGTCGACTGGCTGCGCCGCTACCGACGCTGA
- a CDS encoding PP2C family protein-serine/threonine phosphatase yields MTGDGAHADQQASVTNPDDLLVAAVELVADTVDASAPRAMRKRLLSGLVDDLGMEAAMLWAPLERDEGLALLDNVGLSGELTELLAAWPAESTADRIARSVPRPADGLAVSHAPVPGLKQTLYVMALPEPATELLGVLARRPIDAAFTRLLAALGRAYASAVRHVALLQDNQRIVDSLVDDLRPGDVLLPDGYAVGHLYRSATANVAIGGDLYDWFCTDRGDLGVAIGDVSGKGMQAASRAAMAVHSLRALALPGAAPHVMAQMLNTIVGGQSDAESFVTLIYLRIEPDTARTEFVLAGHPPPVLLRGTSAEVVDAPADLPLGIDGTGTFAVHQMQLEPGDRVVLYTDGVTEARSAEDGSLLGVTGLTALLRDAVGRTPQEVADAVWAGVQAFTGGDTTDDCAVLVLGRD; encoded by the coding sequence ATGACCGGCGACGGCGCGCACGCGGATCAACAGGCATCGGTGACGAATCCCGATGACCTGCTCGTCGCCGCTGTCGAGCTCGTGGCCGACACCGTCGACGCGAGTGCACCGCGTGCGATGCGCAAGCGGCTGCTGTCAGGGCTCGTCGACGACCTCGGCATGGAGGCGGCCATGCTGTGGGCGCCACTGGAGCGGGACGAAGGGCTCGCGCTGCTCGACAACGTTGGTCTGTCGGGTGAGCTGACCGAGCTGCTGGCCGCGTGGCCCGCGGAGTCCACGGCGGACCGGATCGCGCGCTCGGTCCCGCGGCCCGCCGACGGCCTCGCCGTCAGCCACGCACCTGTGCCCGGCCTGAAGCAGACGCTGTACGTCATGGCGCTGCCCGAACCTGCCACCGAGCTGCTGGGCGTGCTGGCGCGTCGGCCCATCGACGCTGCGTTCACCCGGCTGCTCGCAGCCCTCGGACGCGCCTACGCGTCGGCGGTGCGCCACGTGGCGCTGCTACAGGACAACCAACGCATCGTCGACTCCCTGGTCGACGACCTGCGACCAGGCGACGTGCTGCTGCCCGACGGGTACGCGGTCGGCCACCTGTACCGGTCGGCCACGGCGAACGTGGCCATCGGCGGTGATCTGTACGACTGGTTCTGCACGGACCGCGGGGACCTCGGTGTCGCGATCGGGGACGTGTCCGGCAAGGGGATGCAGGCCGCCAGCCGTGCTGCGATGGCGGTGCACTCGCTGCGCGCCCTGGCGCTGCCCGGCGCCGCGCCGCACGTCATGGCGCAGATGCTCAACACCATCGTCGGCGGGCAGTCCGACGCCGAGAGCTTCGTCACCCTGATCTACCTGCGGATCGAGCCCGACACCGCCAGGACCGAGTTCGTGCTCGCCGGGCATCCGCCGCCGGTCCTGTTGCGCGGCACGTCGGCCGAGGTCGTCGACGCGCCGGCCGACCTGCCTCTCGGCATCGACGGCACGGGCACCTTCGCCGTCCACCAGATGCAGTTGGAACCCGGTGACAGGGTCGTGCTCTACACGGACGGCGTCACTGAGGCCCGCTCGGCCGAGGACGGGTCGCTGCTCGGTGTGACCGGCCTGACCGCCCTGCTGCGGGACGCCGTCGGCCGCACGCCGCAGGAGGTCGCGGACGCCGTCTGGGCGGGCGTCCAGGCGTTCACCGGCGGTGACACGACCGATGACTGCGCCGTGCTGGTGCTCGGCCGCGACTGA
- the groL gene encoding chaperonin GroEL (60 kDa chaperone family; promotes refolding of misfolded polypeptides especially under stressful conditions; forms two stacked rings of heptamers to form a barrel-shaped 14mer; ends can be capped by GroES; misfolded proteins enter the barrel where they are refolded when GroES binds), producing MAKQLKFHEDARRKLETGVNKLADAVKVTLGPKGRNVVLEKKWGSPTITKDGVTVARDIELEDAYENMGAQLAKEVATKTNDVAGDGTTTATVLAQAMVREGLRNVAAGANPMLLKRGIDQAVERVVEAIAQNARDIETQDEIAHVASISANNDADIGRVIAEAMDKVGKDGVITVEESQTFGLELDFVEGMQFDKGYISPYMVTDTERMEAVFEDPYILIANQKISAVADLLPVLEKVMQAGRPLIIVAEDLEGEALATLVVNKIRGTFQSAAVKAPGFGDRRKAMLQDIAILTGGQVISEDVGLKLDGVTLDLLGRARKVTITKDNTTIVEGSGADDDIQGRIRQIKNEIENTDSDWDREKLQERLAKLSGGVAVVKVGAATEVELKEKKHRIEDALSATRAAVEEGIVAGGGVSLLQAGSALEKLDLEGDQRTGADIVRKSLSSPLYWIAANAGYEGSVVVEKVRGLNPGEGLNALTGEYGDMLRFGVPDPAKVTRSALQNAASIASLLLTTETIIADKPEPKDDAAGGGHEHGMGDMGGMGF from the coding sequence AGGTCACCCTCGGGCCCAAGGGCCGCAACGTGGTCCTGGAGAAGAAGTGGGGCTCCCCCACCATCACCAAGGACGGCGTGACGGTCGCTCGCGACATCGAGCTGGAGGACGCCTACGAGAACATGGGCGCCCAGCTGGCGAAGGAGGTCGCGACCAAGACCAACGACGTCGCCGGTGACGGCACCACGACCGCGACGGTGCTGGCCCAGGCGATGGTCCGCGAGGGGCTGCGCAACGTGGCGGCCGGCGCGAACCCGATGCTGCTCAAGCGGGGCATCGACCAGGCTGTCGAGCGCGTCGTCGAGGCCATCGCGCAGAACGCGCGTGACATCGAGACGCAGGACGAGATCGCGCACGTCGCGTCGATCTCGGCCAACAACGACGCCGACATCGGACGGGTCATCGCCGAGGCGATGGACAAGGTCGGCAAGGACGGCGTGATCACCGTCGAGGAGAGCCAGACCTTCGGACTCGAGCTCGACTTCGTCGAGGGCATGCAGTTCGACAAGGGCTACATCTCGCCGTACATGGTGACCGACACCGAGCGGATGGAGGCGGTCTTCGAGGACCCCTACATCCTGATCGCCAACCAGAAGATCAGCGCGGTGGCGGACCTGCTGCCCGTGCTCGAGAAGGTCATGCAGGCCGGCCGCCCGCTGATCATCGTGGCCGAGGACCTCGAGGGCGAGGCCCTGGCGACGCTGGTCGTCAACAAGATCCGCGGGACGTTCCAGTCCGCTGCGGTCAAGGCGCCCGGGTTCGGTGACCGCCGCAAGGCCATGCTGCAGGACATCGCGATCCTGACCGGTGGCCAGGTCATCTCCGAGGACGTCGGCCTGAAGCTGGACGGTGTCACGCTGGACCTGCTGGGTCGTGCCCGCAAGGTGACCATCACCAAGGACAACACGACCATCGTCGAGGGCTCCGGTGCCGACGACGACATCCAGGGCCGCATCCGCCAGATCAAGAACGAGATCGAGAACACCGACTCGGACTGGGACCGCGAGAAGCTCCAGGAGCGCCTCGCGAAGCTTTCCGGCGGCGTCGCGGTCGTCAAGGTCGGCGCTGCGACCGAGGTCGAGCTCAAGGAGAAGAAGCACCGCATCGAGGACGCGCTGTCCGCGACGCGGGCCGCGGTCGAGGAGGGCATCGTCGCCGGCGGTGGCGTGTCCCTGCTGCAGGCCGGGAGCGCGCTCGAGAAGCTCGACCTCGAGGGCGACCAGCGGACCGGCGCCGACATCGTGCGCAAGTCGCTGTCGTCCCCGCTGTACTGGATCGCCGCGAACGCCGGCTACGAGGGCAGCGTCGTGGTCGAGAAGGTCCGCGGCCTGAACCCTGGAGAGGGCCTCAACGCCCTGACCGGCGAGTACGGTGACATGCTGCGGTTCGGTGTCCCCGACCCGGCGAAGGTCACCCGGTCGGCGCTGCAGAACGCCGCGAGCATCGCCAGTCTGCTGCTGACCACCGAGACCATCATCGCCGACAAGCCCGAGCCGAAGGACGACGCCGCCGGTGGCGGTCACGAACACGGCATGGGCGACATGGGAGGCATGGGCTTCTAG